The Deltaproteobacteria bacterium genome window below encodes:
- a CDS encoding YkgJ family cysteine cluster protein, translated as MSEREHAGAALVQLRRRVDAHFDAALARSPEAFACAPGCADCCGVRFGVFAIEADRVAAALRELATHDSGLRERVRRQASDAAHTACALLVDRRCAIYEQRPLICRSHGLPVRAREPDGSARVQVCPLNFRAHAPPPASVLELEAVNAPLSVAARLWDGAARRVDLAALAAADDDE; from the coding sequence GTGAGCGAGCGCGAGCACGCCGGCGCGGCGCTCGTGCAGCTGCGCCGGCGCGTCGACGCCCACTTCGACGCTGCGCTCGCCCGCAGCCCCGAGGCGTTCGCGTGTGCACCGGGCTGCGCCGACTGCTGCGGCGTGCGCTTCGGCGTGTTCGCGATCGAGGCCGATCGCGTGGCTGCGGCACTGCGCGAGTTGGCCACCCACGACAGCGGGTTGCGCGAGCGCGTTCGTCGGCAGGCCAGCGATGCCGCGCACACCGCATGCGCGCTGCTGGTCGATCGCCGCTGTGCGATCTACGAGCAGCGCCCGCTCATCTGCCGCTCCCATGGGCTGCCGGTGCGGGCCCGCGAGCCCGACGGTTCCGCCCGCGTGCAGGTGTGCCCGCTCAACTTCCGCGCTCACGCGCCGCCGCCGGCGTCGGTGCTCGAGCTCGAGGCCGTGAACGCGCCGCTGTCGGTGGCCGCACGCCTGTGGGACGGCGCTGCGCGCCGCGTCGATCTGGCCGCGCTCGCGGCCGCCGACGACGACGAGTGA
- a CDS encoding tetratricopeptide repeat protein, whose product MLPPPGPRSPSPTAPRTPAAVTPRWRAPAAVVLLTASLLGACAGRTKTKEPSDGVSAADKHYDVAVASFHNGMFEDAKLQLERALAVDPKHADSYYLRGVLLLNEGKSMIEAVESQQCLEDEAANQQRSRAQELHRRAGEAFQAAADYYEAGAAGRGRALNSLSVVDLHFDASDKAITHARAALGEKFYADRYSALSNLGWAYYEAGDLVSATAELRQAVLLNPDYCVGRYRLAQVYLDEGLPEQAIEQAQAVVESPRCPIQDAHRLLGAARLRLGLETEAETAFDSCIEIAPRSCLAQQCQRLRGAEPKDDGVLAASTRADDAP is encoded by the coding sequence ATGCTCCCCCCACCTGGTCCCCGCTCGCCGTCGCCCACCGCCCCGCGCACCCCCGCGGCGGTGACGCCCCGGTGGCGAGCGCCGGCGGCGGTGGTGCTGCTGACGGCGTCCCTGCTGGGCGCGTGCGCCGGCCGCACGAAGACGAAGGAGCCCAGCGACGGCGTGAGCGCGGCCGACAAGCACTACGACGTCGCGGTCGCGTCGTTCCACAACGGCATGTTCGAGGACGCCAAGCTGCAGCTCGAGCGCGCGCTCGCCGTGGATCCGAAGCACGCCGACTCGTACTACCTGCGCGGCGTCTTGCTGCTGAACGAGGGCAAGTCGATGATCGAGGCGGTCGAGTCGCAGCAGTGCCTCGAGGACGAGGCCGCCAACCAGCAGCGCTCGCGCGCCCAGGAGCTGCATCGCCGCGCCGGCGAGGCGTTCCAGGCCGCGGCCGACTACTACGAGGCCGGCGCCGCCGGCCGCGGCCGCGCGCTCAACTCGTTGTCGGTGGTGGATCTGCACTTCGATGCCTCCGACAAGGCGATCACCCACGCCCGCGCGGCGCTCGGCGAGAAGTTCTACGCCGATCGCTACTCGGCGCTGTCGAACCTCGGCTGGGCCTACTACGAGGCGGGAGATCTCGTGTCGGCGACCGCCGAGCTGCGGCAGGCCGTGCTGCTCAACCCCGACTACTGCGTCGGTCGCTACCGGCTCGCACAGGTCTACCTCGATGAGGGATTGCCCGAGCAGGCCATCGAGCAGGCCCAGGCCGTCGTCGAGTCGCCGCGCTGCCCGATCCAGGACGCACACCGGCTGCTGGGCGCTGCCCGTCTGCGCCTGGGCCTCGAGACCGAGGCCGAGACCGCGTTCGACAGCTGCATCGAGATCGCACCGCGGAGCTGCCTCGCCCAGCAGTGCCAACGATTGCGAGGGGCAGAACCCAAGGATGACGGCGTCTTGGCTGCGAGCACGCGCGCCGACGACGCGCCGTGA
- a CDS encoding helix-turn-helix domain-containing protein produces MSIEQLALATKIPRASLELLEDDRYDGLPGPVFVKGFLRCAARAVGVDPQVVLDLLYERERAALAARRGSRPVSGPAATAAAASPKMPSRPGRRGATDEPAAALPTRAPRLRAPASPDAPGLVARLRGRMPSPAVFLWLVVAAFVAMVVLAAFNLVGGGHPGQS; encoded by the coding sequence ATGAGCATCGAGCAGCTGGCGCTCGCGACCAAGATCCCACGCGCGAGCCTCGAGTTGCTCGAGGACGATCGCTACGACGGCCTGCCCGGACCCGTGTTCGTGAAGGGCTTCCTGCGCTGCGCCGCGCGGGCGGTCGGCGTCGATCCCCAAGTGGTGCTCGACCTGCTGTACGAGCGCGAGCGGGCAGCCCTCGCCGCGCGCCGTGGCAGCCGCCCGGTGTCGGGCCCGGCCGCGACCGCAGCCGCCGCGAGCCCGAAGATGCCGAGCCGCCCCGGTCGCCGCGGCGCGACCGACGAGCCCGCGGCCGCGCTGCCGACCCGGGCGCCGCGCCTGCGGGCACCGGCCAGCCCGGACGCGCCCGGCCTGGTCGCGCGGCTGCGGGGCCGCATGCCGTCACCGGCCGTGTTCTTGTGGTTGGTGGTGGCGGCGTTCGTCGCGATGGTCGTGCTGGCCGCGTTCAACTTGGTCGGCGGCGGGCACCCCGGTCAGAGCTGA
- the recO gene encoding DNA repair protein RecO, producing the protein MNEPQRAVLLRALPLGEADLVVVLLTERHGKVRAAARSARRSRRRFAGGLSTGALGRVELHRGRAALWRLDGFVPELDHAALGRDLDRFAFVSYLCELTDALLDEQHAEPEIFEVLAATLTRLVPSVLQGPATGAPDPIELRRYELALLLQLGHAPSFDACCVCGDPVAGAAIPFDAARGGALCELHGRGAPIEPGEVLAAAVALGQGAELAPLSPISRRRLRDLVSAQLRAHLRQPLRSVELFTQLAAVTQGDAPGRAGAGRVEPDGA; encoded by the coding sequence ATGAACGAGCCGCAGCGGGCGGTGCTGCTGCGCGCGCTCCCGCTGGGCGAAGCCGACCTCGTGGTCGTGCTGCTGACCGAGCGCCACGGCAAGGTCCGCGCCGCCGCCCGCTCGGCCCGACGCAGCCGACGGCGCTTCGCAGGTGGCCTCAGCACCGGCGCGCTCGGTCGCGTCGAGCTGCACCGTGGGCGCGCCGCGCTGTGGCGACTCGACGGCTTCGTGCCCGAGCTCGACCACGCGGCGCTCGGTCGCGACCTCGATCGCTTCGCGTTCGTCTCGTACCTGTGCGAGCTGACCGACGCGTTGCTGGACGAGCAGCACGCCGAGCCCGAGATCTTCGAGGTGCTGGCCGCGACGCTGACCCGGCTGGTGCCGTCGGTGCTGCAGGGCCCGGCCACCGGCGCGCCCGATCCCATCGAGCTGCGCCGCTACGAGCTCGCGTTGCTGCTGCAGCTCGGGCATGCGCCGAGCTTCGACGCCTGCTGCGTGTGCGGTGATCCGGTCGCGGGCGCGGCGATCCCCTTCGACGCGGCGCGCGGCGGGGCGCTGTGCGAGCTGCACGGCCGCGGCGCGCCGATCGAGCCCGGCGAGGTGTTGGCGGCCGCGGTCGCGCTGGGGCAGGGCGCCGAGCTGGCTCCGCTGTCGCCGATCTCGCGGCGACGCCTGCGGGATCTCGTGTCGGCACAGCTGCGCGCGCACCTGCGGCAGCCGCTACGCTCGGTCGAGCTGTTCACGCAGCTCGCGGCGGTGACGCAGGGCGACGCGCCCGGACGTGCGGGCGCCGGCCGCGTCGAGCCCGACGGCGCGTGA
- the mgtE gene encoding magnesium transporter: MASSRAPTDLIHALLREGDERRLRRALTRQDDVQLGSQLDNLALAEQERILRLLPGDRRPRVLSQMRYEAAATLVAHFAPEEAAALLDDLHPDDVVDILGRVDDERLAQILARLDRDDADELEELLAYDEHTAGGIMSPDFLTVPPGETVAEALARLQALAEMPTHAYYVYVVDDGGKLVGVCSFRQFVVHRPHECVRDFMQAEVVSVRAETDQEEVADIVSRYDLVALPVVDAHNVLIGVVEVDDVIDVIREEATEDILKMAGAGEELAEARLFWSSLRARWRWLMAAAAGGTVAAASLSGFDAALAKVPALAFFMPVVAGMGGNVGMQSSTIVVRGLAVGFIESARVRRLVTREVSLGASLGLVYGLLIGLAAVMVGSDVAEPWRLGLTVAGGCAGSMTLAALVGTSTPLVLDRIGVDPAIATGPFVTTSVDVMGLLFYFWLAKMLLGLGAG, translated from the coding sequence ATGGCGTCCTCGCGTGCACCGACCGATCTGATCCACGCACTGCTGCGCGAGGGTGACGAGCGCCGCTTGCGACGCGCGCTGACGCGGCAAGACGACGTCCAGCTGGGCTCGCAGCTCGACAACCTCGCGCTCGCCGAGCAGGAGCGAATCCTGCGGCTGCTGCCGGGCGACCGCCGACCGCGGGTGCTGTCGCAGATGCGCTACGAGGCCGCCGCGACGCTCGTCGCCCACTTCGCGCCCGAAGAGGCTGCGGCGCTGCTCGACGACCTCCACCCCGACGATGTCGTCGACATCCTCGGCCGCGTCGACGACGAGCGGCTGGCGCAGATCCTCGCGCGGCTCGATCGCGACGACGCCGACGAGCTCGAGGAGCTGCTCGCCTACGACGAGCACACCGCCGGCGGCATCATGTCGCCCGACTTCCTCACCGTGCCGCCCGGTGAGACGGTCGCCGAGGCGCTGGCGCGGCTGCAGGCCCTCGCCGAGATGCCGACCCACGCGTACTACGTCTACGTCGTCGACGACGGCGGCAAGCTGGTCGGGGTGTGCTCGTTCCGCCAGTTCGTGGTGCACCGTCCGCACGAGTGCGTCCGCGACTTCATGCAGGCCGAGGTGGTGTCGGTGCGCGCCGAGACCGACCAGGAAGAGGTCGCCGACATCGTCAGCCGCTACGACCTGGTCGCGCTGCCGGTGGTCGACGCCCACAACGTGCTGATCGGCGTGGTCGAGGTCGACGACGTCATCGACGTCATCCGCGAGGAGGCCACCGAGGACATCCTCAAGATGGCCGGCGCCGGCGAGGAGCTGGCCGAGGCGCGGCTGTTCTGGTCGAGCCTGCGCGCGCGCTGGCGCTGGCTGATGGCCGCGGCCGCGGGCGGCACCGTCGCTGCCGCGAGCCTCTCGGGCTTCGACGCCGCGCTCGCGAAGGTGCCGGCGCTGGCGTTCTTCATGCCGGTGGTCGCGGGCATGGGCGGCAACGTCGGCATGCAGAGCTCGACGATCGTGGTGCGCGGGCTCGCGGTCGGCTTCATCGAGTCGGCCCGCGTGCGTCGACTGGTGACCCGCGAGGTCTCGCTGGGCGCCAGCCTCGGCCTGGTCTACGGCCTGCTCATCGGGCTCGCGGCGGTGATGGTCGGCAGTGACGTGGCCGAGCCGTGGCGGCTGGGATTGACGGTGGCGGGCGGCTGCGCGGGCTCGATGACGCTGGCGGCGCTGGTCGGCACCTCGACGCCGTTGGTGCTCGATCGCATCGGCGTCGACCCGGCGATCGCGACCGGTCCGTTCGTCACGACCTCGGTCGACGTCATGGGCCTGCTCTTCTACTTCTGGCTCGCCAAGATGCTGCTGGGGCTGGGCGCGGGATGA
- a CDS encoding helix-hairpin-helix domain-containing protein has translation MEAALALLAEGAQPAFVAWHRSDRVGGLAVRELERIQAAAVRAAAFEFQRESLRQELRDRGALHPALDTMIRAAVHAIDLDDVRVLLRKRKRGPAAKARGQGLAPLAGALLQVGTDGPLADATLAELRQHRRADEAPREGGGRKRKRRRGRKRDAAAATGTDDGAQIDGGGDGGDPGELTAAPHDDDGAAQADAGDHVGGGHEDDDGAHDHHDHDHDAAEDDAAQADDAAQADDAAQADDDDAAGPAEAGDGADEPEEPEETASEELLRDPFAWAAARVGEALPTADDVLAGARTIAAERIAEWPTLRMRLRQLLLERGRLVVHIADDKREKAARWAKFADKPEPCASILAHTLLSLHRGEREGVLSIDIEIDPAEIEACCREVLGILDNDAGGQVLDAAAEAWHFSLGKAVRNGVRRALKERADRDAIAAYADALRPLLFAPALGAVPVMGIDPGFAPGCRVAVVDANGGVLEHDTVFPLQPKQQVPQTKARLVELIEAHGVAAIAIADAGGARELERLVRETLAGTETHQALPVVFVDSDVIALLAAARSTKDELREEPPLRRAVAVARRVQDPLRELVKIDARKLGLGQFQHEVDQEELRGALEQAATSAVCAVGVDVNTASADLLARVAGLSHASSRALVAHREAKGPLRSRSALFEVPGIAGKSFEQGAGFLRVHGGEQPLDVTAIHPERYPLVTQMARDLGLTVPELLADPALVDRIDRTRYLGHASVAGEPLGPLAQDALLAELRAPGVDGRPPFESVAFDPKLRSFGDLAVGMELEGVITRIANFGAFVDVGLSNEGLVHISELSHGFTASPADVVHIGQVVKGRVIEIDAERKRFSLSLRALLPKPERPERRDDRRPGKPPRREGDAERPRGDGERRGRDDRRGGDRDRDDKRQRGGGGGGGPKRGGPRRDEAEPKRERTLNFHLDLSALMDRVGKG, from the coding sequence GTGGAGGCCGCGCTCGCGCTGCTCGCCGAGGGCGCGCAGCCGGCCTTCGTGGCCTGGCACCGATCCGATCGGGTCGGCGGGCTCGCGGTCCGCGAGCTCGAGCGGATCCAGGCCGCCGCCGTGCGGGCGGCCGCGTTCGAGTTCCAGCGCGAGTCGCTGCGGCAGGAGCTGCGCGATCGCGGCGCGCTTCACCCCGCGCTCGACACCATGATCCGCGCGGCGGTGCACGCGATCGATCTCGACGACGTCCGCGTGCTGCTGCGCAAGCGCAAGCGCGGTCCCGCGGCCAAGGCCCGCGGCCAAGGCCTGGCGCCGTTGGCCGGCGCGCTGCTGCAGGTCGGCACCGACGGCCCACTGGCCGACGCGACCCTGGCCGAGCTGCGCCAGCACCGACGCGCCGACGAAGCCCCCCGCGAAGGTGGCGGGCGCAAGCGCAAGCGTCGACGCGGCCGCAAGCGCGACGCCGCGGCGGCGACCGGCACCGACGACGGCGCGCAGATCGACGGCGGCGGCGACGGTGGCGACCCCGGCGAGCTGACGGCCGCACCCCACGACGATGACGGCGCAGCCCAGGCCGATGCCGGCGATCACGTGGGCGGTGGGCACGAGGACGACGACGGCGCGCACGACCACCACGACCACGACCACGATGCCGCCGAGGACGACGCGGCCCAGGCCGACGACGCGGCCCAGGCCGACGACGCGGCCCAGGCCGACGACGACGACGCGGCGGGCCCCGCCGAGGCGGGCGATGGGGCCGACGAGCCCGAGGAGCCCGAGGAGACCGCCTCCGAGGAGCTGCTGCGCGATCCGTTCGCGTGGGCGGCAGCCCGCGTCGGCGAGGCCCTGCCGACCGCCGACGACGTGCTGGCCGGTGCCCGCACGATCGCCGCCGAGCGCATCGCCGAGTGGCCGACCCTGCGCATGCGCCTGCGCCAGCTGTTGCTCGAGCGCGGCCGTCTGGTCGTGCACATCGCCGACGACAAGCGCGAGAAGGCCGCCCGCTGGGCCAAGTTCGCCGACAAGCCCGAGCCCTGCGCGAGCATCCTCGCCCACACGTTGCTCTCGCTGCACCGCGGCGAGCGCGAGGGCGTGCTGTCGATCGACATCGAGATCGATCCCGCCGAGATCGAGGCCTGCTGCCGCGAAGTGCTCGGCATCCTCGACAACGACGCTGGCGGACAGGTGCTCGACGCCGCCGCGGAGGCCTGGCACTTCAGCCTCGGCAAGGCGGTGCGCAACGGCGTGCGGCGGGCGCTCAAGGAGCGGGCCGATCGCGACGCGATCGCGGCCTACGCCGACGCCCTGCGTCCGCTGCTGTTCGCACCGGCGCTCGGCGCCGTGCCGGTGATGGGCATCGACCCCGGCTTCGCGCCCGGCTGCCGCGTGGCGGTCGTCGACGCCAACGGCGGCGTGCTCGAGCACGACACCGTGTTCCCGCTGCAGCCCAAGCAGCAGGTGCCGCAGACCAAGGCGCGCCTCGTCGAGCTGATCGAGGCCCATGGCGTGGCCGCGATCGCGATCGCGGATGCCGGCGGCGCGCGGGAGCTCGAGCGCTTGGTCCGCGAGACCCTCGCAGGCACCGAAACCCACCAGGCGCTGCCGGTGGTGTTCGTCGACTCCGACGTGATCGCGCTGCTGGCCGCGGCCCGCAGCACCAAGGACGAGCTGCGCGAGGAGCCGCCCTTGCGCCGTGCGGTCGCCGTCGCACGGCGGGTGCAGGACCCGCTGCGCGAGCTGGTGAAGATCGACGCCCGCAAGCTCGGCCTGGGCCAGTTCCAGCACGAGGTCGATCAAGAGGAGCTGCGCGGCGCGCTCGAGCAAGCCGCGACCAGTGCGGTGTGTGCGGTGGGCGTCGACGTCAACACCGCCAGCGCCGACCTGCTGGCGCGGGTCGCTGGGCTCAGCCACGCCTCGTCGCGCGCGCTGGTCGCCCACCGCGAGGCCAAGGGTCCGCTGCGCAGCCGCTCGGCGCTGTTCGAGGTGCCCGGCATCGCGGGCAAGAGCTTCGAGCAGGGCGCCGGGTTCCTGCGGGTGCACGGCGGCGAGCAGCCGCTCGACGTGACCGCGATCCACCCCGAGCGCTACCCGCTGGTGACGCAGATGGCCCGTGACCTGGGCCTGACGGTGCCCGAGCTGCTGGCCGACCCGGCGCTGGTGGACCGCATCGATCGCACCCGCTACCTCGGCCACGCCAGCGTCGCCGGCGAGCCGCTCGGACCGCTCGCGCAGGACGCCCTGCTGGCCGAGCTGCGGGCGCCCGGCGTCGACGGTCGCCCGCCGTTCGAGAGCGTCGCCTTCGACCCCAAGCTGCGCAGCTTCGGCGATCTCGCGGTCGGCATGGAGCTCGAGGGCGTCATCACCCGCATCGCAAACTTCGGTGCGTTCGTCGACGTCGGCCTGTCGAACGAGGGCCTCGTCCACATCAGCGAGCTGTCCCACGGCTTCACCGCGTCGCCCGCCGACGTCGTGCACATCGGCCAAGTCGTGAAGGGACGCGTCATCGAGATCGACGCCGAGCGCAAGCGTTTCTCGCTGAGCCTGCGGGCGCTGCTGCCCAAGCCCGAGCGCCCCGAGCGACGCGACGATCGCCGACCCGGCAAGCCGCCCCGCCGTGAGGGTGACGCCGAGCGTCCCCGCGGTGACGGCGAGCGGCGCGGACGCGACGATCGACGCGGCGGCGACCGCGATCGCGACGACAAGCGCCAGCGCGGCGGTGGTGGTGGTGGTGGGCCCAAGCGCGGCGGACCGCGGCGCGACGAGGCCGAGCCCAAGCGCGAGCGCACGCTCAACTTCCACCTCGATCTGAGCGCGCTCATGGACCGCGTCGGCAAGGGCTGA
- a CDS encoding phosphoesterase, whose amino-acid sequence MRVHVLHHAACFDGAASSAIFGAFYRRHRVRDAELIYIAKQHQPGNPFVASDFAADDTAVVDFRYTAEPTLGWFFDHHASAFQLPGEREHFEAHRAANKFHDPAAPSCAGFVAKVLAERHGFDPRPHAELLQWAELVDTAAFPDPHVPVALEDPALRLMTFAEQNRSPRLATRFIEDLAAVPFEALARAEYVAQTLAPVLARHQRDIALFAERCREHAGVVEYALLDQPPRAYNKFIPYFHHPEVRYVVGLSVGPDARIKLAVGYNPWLPRHDREHDISRLCERFGGGGHPFVGGVSFAGDAGDEALSAQRWIAEVLRGELP is encoded by the coding sequence ATGCGCGTTCACGTGCTCCATCACGCGGCCTGCTTCGACGGCGCCGCGAGCTCGGCGATCTTCGGGGCCTTCTACCGCCGCCATCGCGTGCGCGATGCCGAGCTGATCTACATCGCCAAGCAGCACCAGCCCGGCAATCCCTTCGTGGCCTCGGACTTCGCCGCCGATGACACTGCGGTGGTGGACTTCCGCTACACCGCCGAGCCGACGTTGGGCTGGTTCTTCGATCACCATGCGTCGGCGTTCCAGCTGCCGGGCGAGCGCGAGCACTTCGAGGCCCATCGCGCCGCCAACAAGTTCCACGATCCCGCGGCGCCCAGCTGCGCGGGTTTCGTCGCGAAGGTCCTCGCGGAGCGCCACGGCTTCGATCCGCGGCCGCACGCGGAGCTGCTGCAGTGGGCCGAGCTGGTCGACACGGCCGCGTTCCCGGACCCCCACGTGCCGGTCGCGCTCGAGGATCCCGCGCTGCGGCTGATGACCTTCGCCGAGCAGAACCGCAGCCCACGGCTGGCGACGCGCTTCATCGAGGACCTCGCGGCGGTGCCGTTCGAGGCGCTCGCACGCGCCGAGTACGTCGCGCAGACCCTGGCTCCGGTGCTGGCCCGCCACCAGCGCGACATCGCCTTGTTCGCCGAGCGCTGCCGCGAGCACGCCGGCGTGGTCGAGTATGCCCTGCTCGACCAGCCACCGCGCGCCTACAACAAGTTCATCCCCTACTTCCACCACCCCGAGGTGCGTTACGTGGTCGGGCTCTCGGTGGGGCCCGACGCGCGCATCAAGCTCGCGGTCGGCTACAACCCGTGGCTGCCCCGACACGATCGCGAGCACGACATCTCGCGGCTGTGCGAGCGCTTCGGCGGCGGCGGTCACCCGTTCGTGGGTGGCGTCAGCTTCGCGGGCGATGCCGGCGACGAGGCTCTCTCGGCGCAGCGCTGGATCGCCGAGGTCCTGCGCGGTGAGCTGCCGTGA